One region of Gemmatimonadota bacterium genomic DNA includes:
- a CDS encoding SCO family protein yields MPLGTKTPFYHSTITILSGLATLVAAATLVIPGCRTEPPPPPQIDIPELLDYGERFGGYFTLTDQDEESFDLAEHRGDAFLIFFGYTYCPDACPLMLSKLAAVYDVLDLEPGQRVRTIYITVDPSRDTPKQLREYLAYFSTVDVRGLTGSREEIDAVAERYGVLYKYQEPNETGHYLVAHTTTLFLVDREGRLRYRFHPSDTPEYIAAGIGLLFE; encoded by the coding sequence ATTCCATTGGGTACAAAGACGCCTTTTTATCATTCGACGATTACGATCCTCAGCGGTCTGGCTACCTTGGTCGCCGCAGCCACCCTGGTCATTCCAGGATGCCGCACCGAACCGCCGCCACCGCCGCAGATCGACATCCCCGAACTGCTGGACTACGGCGAACGGTTCGGCGGCTATTTCACGCTCACCGACCAGGACGAGGAGTCGTTCGACCTGGCCGAGCACCGCGGCGACGCCTTCCTGATCTTCTTCGGCTACACCTACTGCCCCGACGCCTGTCCGCTCATGCTTTCCAAGCTGGCGGCTGTCTACGACGTGCTCGATCTCGAACCCGGCCAGCGCGTGCGTACGATATACATCACTGTCGATCCTTCGCGCGACACGCCGAAGCAGCTCAGGGAATACCTGGCTTATTTCTCCACGGTGGACGTCCGCGGTCTCACGGGATCGCGGGAGGAGATCGACGCGGTCGCCGAACGCTACGGCGTGCTGTACAAGTACCAGGAGCCGAACGAGACGGGCCATTACCTGGTAGCCCACACGACCACCCTGTTCCTCGTGGACCGGGAGGGTCGGCTGCGCTACCGGTTCCATCCGAGCGACACCCCGGAATACATCGCGGCGGGTATCGGACTGCTCTTCGAATAG
- a CDS encoding copper chaperone PCu(A)C, producing the protein MANKTCHRCIFGIWILMVIITAGCQPADDLEIDGAWVRATPPNRDVTAAYLVIRNRSDQPRELLSVETPAAAYTELHAMRQVDDMMEMDKIEGVVVPAQGEAALEPGGNHIMLFGVSNPLEEGEEVTLTLRFDDQSARTVTAEVLKSRP; encoded by the coding sequence ATGGCGAACAAGACCTGTCACAGGTGTATTTTCGGAATCTGGATATTGATGGTGATCATCACGGCCGGCTGCCAGCCGGCGGACGACCTGGAGATCGACGGCGCCTGGGTCCGGGCTACGCCGCCGAACAGGGACGTCACCGCCGCCTACCTGGTGATCCGGAACCGGTCGGACCAGCCCAGGGAACTGCTGTCCGTTGAGACTCCGGCCGCGGCATACACGGAGCTGCATGCCATGCGCCAGGTCGACGATATGATGGAGATGGATAAGATCGAAGGCGTGGTGGTTCCGGCGCAAGGCGAGGCGGCATTGGAGCCTGGCGGCAACCACATCATGTTATTCGGTGTAAGCAACCCGCTGGAGGAAGGGGAAGAGGTTACGCTAACGCTGCGCTTCGACGATCAGTCGGCACGGACCGTCACGGCCGAGGTGCTGAAGAGCCGTCCGTAG
- a CDS encoding cytochrome c, which translates to MFSAGTTWLKPARALRLRGSLWRRGSPWLRSVRWLRGGPWFVVVLVLLYTGCGSSGSDSEPADPDDREAVARAFMAQLVEGTITPGTIGFHEIPWEFVQDGKALYARYGCTVCHGMDGHGDGPISYTLKPPPRDFRDPGAYRIGRDVVTIARTLREGMPDSPSMVPFPHIKDEERFKIAMYVASLQPPADAPSFYKPPADAP; encoded by the coding sequence ATGTTTTCGGCTGGGACAACGTGGTTGAAGCCGGCTCGAGCGCTGCGGCTTCGGGGCAGCCTGTGGCGCAGGGGCAGTCCATGGCTTCGGAGCGTCAGATGGCTTCGAGGCGGCCCATGGTTCGTCGTCGTGCTGGTGCTCCTTTACACTGGATGCGGCTCGTCCGGTTCGGACTCGGAACCAGCGGACCCAGATGACAGGGAGGCCGTTGCCCGGGCGTTCATGGCCCAGCTGGTCGAAGGCACGATCACGCCGGGGACGATCGGCTTTCACGAGATCCCCTGGGAGTTCGTGCAGGACGGAAAGGCGCTGTATGCCCGGTACGGCTGCACCGTGTGCCACGGTATGGACGGCCATGGCGACGGCCCGATCTCCTACACGTTGAAACCTCCACCGCGCGATTTCCGGGACCCGGGGGCCTACCGTATCGGACGCGACGTGGTCACGATCGCCCGCACGCTCAGGGAAGGCATGCCCGACAGCCCGTCCATGGTGCCCTTTCCCCATATCAAGGACGAAGAGCGCTTCAAGATCGCCATGTACGTGGCGTCGCTTCAGCCGCCTGCGGACGCGCCTTCATTCTACAAGCCGCCTGCGGATGCGCCTTAA
- a CDS encoding TIM barrel protein, translating to MYIGTQTRCRNDTDIEVLAQLGVFNVDQTPEEPWAEWTADLLKAQRERFDRYGISLEMIHIPLGSASAFHNEAGAIFLGKSDARDRALDRMCETVRMASEAGIRGLNYNITLLGHLRTEPSYGRGGAKLSTFDYDKLDQARPEFEGGPADEDEMWERIDHWLKTIIPVAEEYKVQMACHPSDPGIGHGRTYRGVARVLGMSDGFKKLIDLYDSPYNGLNFCQGCMSESLENPAEEIYDVIRYFGTRKKIFNVHFRNIKGRLNNFVEVFPDEGDVDMLKAMRTYKEVGYEYMIMPDHVPGISGPEAGQVGFAYAYGYIHAAIQAANAAD from the coding sequence ATGTACATCGGAACGCAGACCCGGTGCCGGAACGATACGGATATCGAGGTCCTGGCCCAGCTCGGCGTGTTCAACGTGGACCAGACGCCGGAGGAGCCCTGGGCCGAATGGACGGCCGACCTGCTGAAGGCCCAGCGCGAGCGGTTCGACCGGTACGGGATCAGCCTCGAGATGATCCATATTCCCCTGGGCTCCGCGAGTGCCTTCCACAACGAGGCCGGCGCCATATTCCTGGGCAAGAGCGATGCGCGGGACCGCGCGCTGGACCGCATGTGCGAGACCGTGCGCATGGCTTCGGAGGCCGGGATACGGGGACTGAACTACAACATCACCCTGCTGGGCCATCTGCGTACCGAACCCAGTTACGGCCGCGGCGGCGCGAAGCTGTCGACCTTCGACTACGACAAGCTCGACCAGGCCCGGCCTGAATTCGAAGGCGGTCCCGCCGACGAGGACGAGATGTGGGAACGCATCGATCACTGGCTGAAGACGATCATCCCCGTGGCCGAGGAATACAAGGTACAGATGGCCTGCCACCCGTCGGACCCGGGCATCGGGCACGGTCGGACGTACCGGGGCGTTGCCCGAGTGCTGGGCATGTCGGACGGCTTCAAGAAGCTCATCGACCTGTACGACAGTCCCTACAACGGGCTGAACTTCTGCCAGGGCTGCATGTCGGAAAGCCTGGAGAACCCCGCGGAAGAGATCTACGACGTGATCCGCTATTTCGGCACTCGGAAGAAGATCTTCAACGTCCACTTCCGGAACATCAAGGGACGGCTGAACAACTTCGTGGAGGTCTTCCCCGACGAGGGCGACGTCGACATGCTGAAGGCGATGCGCACTTATAAGGAAGTGGGGTACGAGTACATGATCATGCCGGACCACGTACCCGGCATTTCGGGGCCCGAAGCGGGCCAGGTGGGATTCGCCTACGCCTACGGGTACATCCACGCGGCGATCCAGGCGGCGAATGCCGCGGACTAG
- a CDS encoding proline hydroxylase has protein sequence MTLNDQQIDAFHESGYLFFAGLLDEQEVRTLKAAVPDVLSRQGPEVVREKDDPTAARLAFGAHTYSEPFERLARLPRLMDPVRQLLGDEVYLHQTRMNPKQGFGSGASWTWHQDFPSWYKVDGMPEPNCIMASVFIDDCTPVTSPLLIIPGSHRWGLLDSELHEDAKGRGYDLFHIDQTTLQQLADENGIEPLIGPAGSVALIHSNIVHGSADNVSPWRRAIFYLIYNAVGNACTREVRPWYQNNRDFTPLEPIGDDGLRTYNAAQATPAR, from the coding sequence ATGACGCTTAACGACCAGCAGATCGACGCTTTTCACGAATCGGGTTACCTGTTCTTCGCCGGATTGCTCGACGAACAGGAAGTGAGGACGCTAAAGGCCGCGGTGCCGGACGTGCTCAGCCGGCAGGGTCCGGAAGTGGTGCGGGAGAAGGACGACCCCACGGCCGCCCGGCTGGCCTTCGGCGCCCATACCTACTCCGAGCCCTTCGAACGGTTGGCGCGGCTTCCCCGCCTGATGGATCCCGTCCGGCAGTTGCTGGGGGACGAGGTCTATCTCCACCAGACCCGGATGAATCCCAAGCAGGGCTTCGGGAGCGGGGCTTCTTGGACCTGGCACCAGGATTTCCCGTCATGGTACAAGGTCGATGGCATGCCCGAGCCGAATTGCATCATGGCGTCGGTGTTCATCGACGACTGCACGCCCGTCACTTCGCCACTCCTGATCATTCCGGGTTCCCACCGGTGGGGCCTGCTGGACTCGGAATTGCACGAGGACGCGAAGGGCCGCGGCTACGATCTGTTCCATATCGACCAGACCACGCTGCAGCAACTGGCCGACGAGAACGGCATCGAACCGCTGATCGGTCCCGCGGGCTCGGTCGCCCTGATCCACAGCAACATCGTCCACGGTTCGGCCGACAACGTCTCGCCCTGGCGGCGGGCCATCTTCTACCTGATCTACAACGCCGTCGGCAACGCCTGCACGCGCGAGGTCAGGCCCTGGTACCAGAACAACCGGGACTTCACGCCGCTGGAGCCGATCGGGGATGATGGGCTGCGGACCTACAATGCCGCACAGGCCACCCCGGCTCGCTAA
- a CDS encoding N(4)-(beta-N-acetylglucosaminyl)-L-asparaginase, with translation MPVTRRAFLETSALALTGLAAGHAASAKAHAAPVPTNHGAPAPPTIVSSRNGIRGVRKAYEMMSNDQADPLDAVIAGVNIQELDPNDQSVGLGGRPNADGVVTLDASVMHGPTRRAGSVAALEDIASASLVAKAIMDYTDHIMLVGKGAKRFALGMGFKEQNLLSEESRQDWLRWRSQLNPDDDWLDHEDDIVIDRPGGTINMCGVDANGDIGSVTTTSGLSWKIPGRVGDSPIIGTGQYCDNEVGAAGSTGRGEANIKVCGAFLIVEFMRQGKSPQEACLATLERAVAMTEDRLLTDDGRPMFSLNFYAVAKDGRFGGATMYQMPDEYLEYFPGRDSYAVANADGARLVPLAYVYDKSKIPGPTMERLMERVEERKLEREQR, from the coding sequence ATGCCAGTTACCCGCCGCGCTTTTCTGGAAACCTCCGCCCTCGCATTGACCGGCCTTGCCGCTGGTCACGCGGCGTCCGCGAAGGCCCACGCCGCACCCGTACCCACTAACCACGGCGCACCCGCACCGCCAACCATTGTTTCGTCTCGCAACGGGATCCGCGGCGTAAGGAAGGCCTACGAGATGATGTCGAATGACCAGGCCGACCCCCTCGACGCGGTCATCGCCGGCGTGAACATCCAGGAGCTGGATCCGAATGACCAGTCCGTGGGGTTGGGCGGGCGTCCGAACGCAGACGGCGTCGTCACCCTGGACGCGTCCGTCATGCACGGTCCCACACGACGGGCCGGTTCCGTCGCCGCGCTGGAGGACATCGCCTCGGCGTCGCTGGTGGCCAAGGCGATCATGGATTACACCGACCACATCATGCTGGTCGGCAAGGGCGCGAAGCGCTTCGCCCTGGGCATGGGTTTCAAGGAGCAAAACCTGCTGTCGGAGGAAAGCAGGCAGGACTGGCTGCGCTGGCGTTCCCAGCTCAACCCGGACGACGACTGGCTCGACCACGAGGACGATATCGTGATCGATCGCCCGGGCGGCACCATCAACATGTGCGGCGTGGACGCCAACGGTGATATCGGCAGCGTGACGACCACGAGCGGCCTGTCCTGGAAGATCCCGGGCCGCGTGGGCGACAGCCCCATCATCGGCACGGGCCAGTACTGCGACAACGAAGTGGGCGCCGCCGGTTCCACGGGGCGCGGCGAGGCGAACATAAAGGTCTGCGGCGCTTTTCTCATCGTGGAATTCATGCGGCAGGGCAAATCACCCCAGGAAGCCTGCCTGGCTACCCTCGAACGGGCCGTGGCCATGACGGAGGACCGTCTGCTGACGGACGACGGCCGGCCCATGTTCAGCCTGAACTTCTACGCCGTGGCCAAAGACGGCCGGTTCGGCGGTGCGACCATGTACCAGATGCCGGATGAATACCTGGAGTACTTCCCGGGACGGGACAGTTACGCCGTGGCCAACGCCGACGGCGCCCGGCTTGTACCCCTGGCGTACGTTTATGACAAATCGAAGATTCCTGGGCCGACGATGGAACGTTTGATGGAGCGGGTGGAAGAGAGGAAGTTGGAGCGGGAGCAGAGATAA
- a CDS encoding RNA methyltransferase: MAITSLQNPRIKAIRALSQRKRRQETGLFFAEGIRLAGEAVQTGADVETLVFAPELLRSDFGKDTVRRARVEGVAILEVGADVFRSLSGKDGPAGIGVVARQRWTALDGACARRADAAAADTLGWVVLEDVGSPGNLGSILRTSDATGTTGVILLGNTADPYDPEAIRGSMGAVFSQQVIRSSLEALIQWKRQVNIPMIGTADAAPADFRSATYAPPLLLCLGGEQHGLSKEAIEACDTVVSIPMAGRADSLNLAVAAGVMLYEVLHQARDTR, encoded by the coding sequence ATGGCCATTACCAGTCTGCAGAATCCCCGAATCAAGGCGATCCGGGCGCTCTCACAGCGCAAAAGGCGCCAGGAGACCGGATTGTTCTTCGCGGAAGGCATCCGGCTCGCCGGCGAAGCGGTGCAGACCGGGGCGGATGTCGAAACCCTCGTCTTCGCGCCGGAACTGCTACGAAGCGATTTCGGAAAGGACACGGTGCGCCGCGCCAGAGTAGAAGGCGTTGCAATCCTGGAGGTCGGCGCCGACGTCTTTCGATCGTTGTCAGGGAAGGACGGACCGGCGGGGATCGGGGTCGTCGCAAGGCAGCGATGGACCGCCCTGGACGGCGCGTGTGCGAGGCGCGCCGATGCCGCTGCAGCCGACACCCTGGGCTGGGTGGTCCTCGAAGACGTGGGCAGCCCGGGCAACCTGGGTTCGATCCTTCGCACGAGCGACGCCACTGGCACTACGGGCGTGATCCTGCTGGGCAATACGGCGGATCCCTACGATCCGGAAGCTATCCGCGGAAGCATGGGCGCCGTATTTTCGCAGCAGGTCATCCGTTCCTCCCTCGAAGCGCTGATCCAGTGGAAACGCCAAGTGAATATCCCCATGATCGGCACTGCGGACGCCGCGCCGGCCGACTTCCGGTCCGCGACCTACGCCCCACCCCTCCTCCTGTGCCTGGGAGGCGAGCAGCACGGGCTCTCCAAAGAAGCAATAGAAGCCTGCGATACCGTGGTAAGCATTCCCATGGCCGGCCGGGCCGATTCGCTGAACCTGGCCGTGGCCGCGGGCGTGATGCTGTACGAGGTATTGCACCAGGCCCGGGACACGCGCTGA
- a CDS encoding exo-alpha-sialidase, which produces MIGTCEQSVLWTSGTDGYDTYRIPAIIVTARGTVLAFCEGRRNSRSDTGDIDLLVKRSTDGGRTWSKQSVVWGDAGNTCGNPCPVVDRETGTVWLPMTHNLGIDHEPRIIDGTSEGTRTVWVTASEDDGRTWREPRDISAIAKRPDWTWYATGPGNGIQLSSGRLMIPCDHIEAGTKRYYSHVVYSDDHGETWALGGSTSMDQVNECCVVELENGDVVLNTRNYDRTKRTRQVTVSSDGGMTWRDQRHDETLIEPICQAALVRYPDKGDRLLFSNPASREERRNLTVRLSGNGGRSWLHERVLHPGPAAYSSLAVLPDGTAACLYERGEDHSYETITLSRFDLEWLMDG; this is translated from the coding sequence ATGATCGGCACCTGTGAACAGTCCGTCCTGTGGACCAGCGGCACGGACGGTTACGATACCTACCGCATTCCCGCGATCATCGTGACAGCCCGGGGAACGGTCCTCGCCTTCTGCGAAGGCCGGAGGAACAGCCGGAGCGATACGGGCGACATCGACCTGCTGGTGAAACGCAGTACGGACGGCGGGCGCACCTGGTCGAAGCAGTCGGTGGTCTGGGGGGACGCGGGGAACACCTGCGGCAATCCCTGCCCGGTCGTCGACCGCGAGACCGGGACCGTCTGGCTGCCGATGACCCACAACCTGGGCATCGACCACGAACCCCGGATCATCGACGGGACGAGCGAGGGCACGCGGACCGTGTGGGTCACGGCGAGCGAGGACGACGGCCGCACGTGGCGCGAACCCCGGGACATCTCCGCCATCGCCAAGCGACCGGACTGGACCTGGTACGCCACCGGGCCGGGCAACGGCATCCAGCTTTCGTCGGGCCGGCTTATGATTCCCTGCGATCATATCGAGGCCGGCACGAAGCGCTACTACTCCCATGTCGTCTACAGCGACGACCACGGGGAAACCTGGGCACTGGGCGGTTCCACTTCGATGGACCAGGTCAACGAATGCTGCGTCGTCGAGCTGGAGAACGGGGACGTGGTGCTCAACACGCGGAATTACGACCGGACCAAACGCACCCGGCAGGTCACCGTCAGCAGCGACGGCGGGATGACCTGGCGGGACCAGCGCCACGACGAAACCCTGATCGAACCGATCTGCCAGGCGGCCCTCGTCCGGTATCCCGACAAGGGCGACCGGCTGCTGTTCTCGAATCCTGCGAGCCGGGAGGAGCGGCGCAACCTGACCGTGCGTCTCTCCGGCAACGGCGGCAGATCCTGGCTCCACGAGCGGGTGCTGCATCCGGGACCGGCCGCCTATTCATCCCTGGCCGTGCTTCCGGACGGGACCGCCGCGTGTCTGTACGAGCGCGGGGAAGACCATTCCTACGAGACAATCACCCTGTCCCGGTTCGACCTGGAATGGTTGATGGATGGGTGA
- the rfbA gene encoding glucose-1-phosphate thymidylyltransferase RfbA, which translates to MKGIILAGGHGLRLYPQTLAISKQIIPIFDKPMIYYPLSVLMMADIRDILVISSPDHIDLYRRLFGDGSALGMRFDYAVQPAPEGVAQAFLIGESFIGNDPCALIFGDNFFYGSSLSELVERAAQHREGGLVFACYVKEPERYGVVEFDERQRAVNIEEKPRHPRSNYAVTGMYFYDNEVVSIAKTLRPSGRGELEITDVNNIYLRRGMLKVERFDEGIVWMDTGTPESLLEASNFVQAVEHRQGLKIGCVEEIAYRKGFIDRNQVLRTGNLVEDNPYCEYLRRLAGPDE; encoded by the coding sequence ATGAAGGGCATCATACTCGCGGGCGGCCACGGGCTGCGCCTCTACCCGCAGACCCTGGCCATATCCAAGCAGATCATCCCCATCTTCGACAAGCCGATGATCTACTACCCGCTGTCCGTCCTCATGATGGCGGACATCCGGGACATCCTGGTCATCTCATCCCCCGACCACATCGACCTGTACCGGCGGCTCTTCGGAGACGGAAGCGCCCTTGGCATGCGTTTCGACTATGCCGTGCAACCCGCGCCGGAGGGGGTGGCGCAGGCCTTCCTGATCGGCGAGTCCTTCATCGGGAACGATCCCTGCGCGCTGATTTTCGGCGACAACTTCTTCTATGGAAGCAGCCTTTCGGAACTGGTCGAGCGTGCCGCACAGCACAGGGAAGGAGGACTCGTCTTCGCCTGCTACGTCAAGGAGCCCGAACGGTACGGCGTGGTCGAATTCGACGAGCGTCAACGGGCCGTCAACATCGAGGAGAAACCCCGCCATCCCCGGTCCAACTACGCCGTGACGGGCATGTACTTCTACGACAACGAAGTCGTATCCATCGCGAAGACCCTGCGCCCATCGGGACGGGGCGAGCTCGAGATCACCGACGTGAACAACATCTATCTGCGCAGGGGCATGCTGAAGGTGGAACGTTTCGACGAAGGGATTGTCTGGATGGATACCGGCACGCCGGAAAGCCTGCTGGAGGCGAGCAATTTCGTCCAGGCCGTCGAGCACCGGCAGGGGCTGAAGATCGGTTGCGTGGAGGAGATCGCCTACCGGAAGGGCTTCATCGACCGGAACCAGGTGCTGAGGACCGGTAACCTGGTGGAAGACAACCCGTACTGCGAGTACCTGCGCCGGCTAGCCGGTCCGGACGAATAA
- a CDS encoding pentapeptide repeat-containing protein — translation MEKLNREQALARAADTGDLTGVDLGGLDLSEAILPRVDFRDANLEGTDFTNADLTESEFRDAKMNGADLSGAKLERAVLIGAHIVGARFDGAHMVGAFLNGATASSASFRKADLRAARIGVPRFQSDDPFAAATSFEGADMTWCLFGDADLTGVDLRNANLSHAHMYETEMRSALLDGAVLTGVRLKRQTVQAE, via the coding sequence ATGGAGAAACTGAACAGGGAACAGGCGCTGGCCCGGGCGGCGGACACGGGCGACCTCACGGGCGTTGACCTGGGCGGCCTTGATCTGTCGGAGGCCATTCTGCCCCGCGTCGATTTCAGGGACGCCAACCTCGAAGGAACCGATTTCACCAACGCCGATCTGACCGAATCGGAGTTTCGCGATGCGAAGATGAACGGCGCGGATCTATCGGGCGCGAAGCTCGAGAGAGCGGTGCTGATCGGCGCCCACATCGTGGGAGCCCGCTTCGACGGCGCCCACATGGTCGGTGCGTTTCTCAACGGCGCGACCGCGTCGAGCGCCAGTTTCAGGAAGGCGGACCTGCGCGCAGCCCGGATCGGCGTGCCCAGGTTCCAGTCCGACGATCCCTTTGCCGCGGCCACGAGTTTCGAAGGCGCGGATATGACCTGGTGTCTTTTCGGCGATGCAGACCTGACGGGGGTGGACCTGAGAAACGCCAACCTGTCCCATGCCCACATGTACGAGACGGAGATGCGCAGCGCCCTGCTCGACGGCGCGGTCCTGACCGGCGTCCGGCTGAAGCGGCAGACCGTCCAGGCGGAGTAG
- a CDS encoding fumarylacetoacetate hydrolase family protein, producing MKLVTYGESGQERIGAVVGDEIVDLRSADASLPGTVLGVLEADAVEAVARISRAVESGAGTRTPLEGARLASPIPRPPKIVCVGLNYLDHATEQNVPLPEHPLLFSKATSSVVGPYDDVVLPAESEQVDYEVELAVVIGRTATAVSEADAYDYIAGYTVANDVSARDIQFRQQQWHQGKSYDTFCPMGPWLVTKDEIPDPNALAVKLTLNGTVLQDSNTDNLIFNVPTLVSRISSVMTLVPGDVISTGTPAGVGVFREPKILLKAGDYMETYVEGIGTLKNHVR from the coding sequence ATGAAGCTAGTGACCTATGGAGAAAGCGGACAGGAACGGATCGGTGCCGTCGTCGGCGATGAAATCGTCGATCTGAGGTCCGCCGACGCGTCCCTGCCCGGCACCGTGCTGGGCGTTCTGGAAGCGGATGCCGTCGAGGCGGTGGCCCGCATCTCCCGGGCGGTGGAAAGCGGTGCCGGTACGCGGACGCCCCTGGAAGGCGCGCGGCTGGCGTCTCCCATACCCCGTCCGCCCAAGATCGTGTGCGTCGGACTCAACTACCTCGATCACGCGACAGAGCAGAACGTTCCGCTGCCCGAACACCCACTGCTCTTCTCCAAGGCCACCTCGTCCGTGGTGGGTCCGTACGACGACGTGGTGCTGCCGGCGGAAAGCGAGCAGGTGGACTACGAGGTGGAACTCGCCGTGGTCATCGGCAGGACCGCCACGGCCGTCTCCGAAGCGGACGCCTACGACTACATCGCCGGGTACACCGTGGCCAACGACGTGAGCGCCCGCGATATCCAGTTCCGGCAGCAGCAATGGCACCAGGGCAAGAGCTACGACACGTTCTGTCCCATGGGCCCGTGGCTGGTGACGAAGGACGAGATACCCGATCCTAACGCGCTCGCCGTGAAACTGACGCTGAACGGGACGGTGCTGCAGGACAGCAACACCGACAACCTCATCTTCAACGTGCCCACGCTGGTGTCGCGCATATCGAGCGTCATGACCCTGGTGCCGGGCGACGTGATCTCGACCGGTACGCCCGCGGGCGTGGGCGTGTTCCGCGAACCGAAGATCCTGCTCAAGGCCGGCGACTACATGGAAACCTACGTGGAAGGAATCGGCACGTTGAAGAACCACGTGCGATAG
- a CDS encoding D-glycerate dehydrogenase → MRYLSTWTTGAITKRPCADGKRNPNPVSANVLVTRRIPDESIRMLDAACGVVDVNPHDRAMTRGEFLEAVRGRDGLLCLLTEDIDGEVLDIAPGLKGIAMYAVGYNNVDVDACTRRGIPVSNTPGVLTDTTADIAWALIFATARRVAEGDRFVRDGRFTGWGPLLMLGSDVTGKTLGIIGAGRIGTATARRAAGFSMPVVYTSRRRNATIECTGARYLPLDDLLRESDFVSLHVPLTAETTHLISGRELDLMKPTAYLINTTRGPVVDEKALVRALREGVIAGAGLDVFEREPELEPGLADLENVVMLPHVGSGTVATRIKMGNTAAANLIAMVSGGDPPNCVNPEWKEYRT, encoded by the coding sequence ATGCGGTACTTATCGACCTGGACCACCGGAGCGATTACGAAGAGGCCCTGCGCAGATGGAAAGAGGAACCCGAATCCGGTGAGCGCTAACGTACTCGTTACCCGGCGCATTCCCGACGAGTCCATCCGGATGTTGGATGCGGCCTGCGGTGTGGTGGACGTCAATCCCCATGACCGGGCGATGACCCGCGGGGAGTTCCTCGAGGCGGTCCGTGGCCGCGACGGGCTGCTCTGCCTGCTGACCGAGGACATCGACGGCGAGGTCCTGGACATCGCTCCTGGCCTGAAGGGCATAGCCATGTATGCGGTCGGGTACAACAACGTCGACGTGGACGCCTGCACGCGGCGCGGTATTCCGGTGTCCAATACCCCGGGCGTGCTGACCGACACGACCGCCGATATCGCCTGGGCCCTCATTTTCGCCACGGCCCGACGGGTCGCGGAAGGAGACCGGTTCGTGCGCGACGGCCGATTCACGGGATGGGGTCCTCTGCTGATGCTGGGCAGCGACGTCACGGGCAAGACGCTGGGCATTATCGGCGCGGGACGCATCGGTACGGCCACGGCCCGGCGGGCCGCCGGGTTTTCCATGCCCGTCGTCTATACGAGCCGCAGGCGCAACGCGACCATCGAGTGCACGGGCGCGCGGTATCTCCCGCTGGACGACCTGCTCAGGGAATCGGATTTCGTGTCGCTGCACGTGCCGCTCACGGCCGAAACCACCCACCTCATCAGCGGACGCGAACTGGACCTGATGAAGCCCACGGCCTACCTCATCAATACGACCCGTGGACCCGTAGTCGACGAGAAGGCCCTGGTACGGGCACTGCGCGAAGGCGTCATCGCCGGCGCGGGACTCGACGTCTTCGAGCGGGAGCCGGAACTGGAACCGGGCCTGGCAGACCTGGAGAACGTAGTCATGCTGCCCCACGTCGGCAGCGGGACGGTCGCCACGCGCATCAAGATGGGCAACACGGCCGCGGCCAACCTGATCGCCATGGTCAGCGGGGGGGACCCGCCGAACTGCGTGAACCCGGAATGGAAGGAATATCGCACCTGA
- a CDS encoding nucleotidyltransferase family protein, which yields MGDESSENRAVGAGPADPMITGLVLAAGRSERMGTPKQLLPFGRVTLIEQVVRTLTRSRLGKEVVVVLGYRAMDIVKRISGLPVRLAYNPDPEGDMLSSIRCGLAFIEPDQAIMIALGDQPLVTTGIVNRLIDEYEGRPEGMVLPVHDGKRGHPMILSPLYREEILFESMPGGLKALRDRHSGSVRAVPVDTDAVLIDLDHRSDYEEALRRWKEEPESGER from the coding sequence GTGGGCGACGAATCCTCTGAAAACCGGGCCGTGGGCGCTGGCCCGGCCGATCCGATGATCACGGGTCTCGTGCTCGCCGCCGGCCGTTCCGAGCGCATGGGGACGCCGAAGCAGTTGCTTCCCTTCGGTCGCGTCACGCTGATCGAACAGGTGGTCCGTACGCTGACGCGTTCGCGCCTGGGGAAGGAAGTCGTCGTCGTGCTGGGCTACCGCGCCATGGACATCGTAAAGCGGATCTCGGGATTGCCGGTCCGCCTCGCGTACAACCCGGACCCGGAAGGCGACATGCTTTCCTCGATCCGGTGCGGCCTGGCGTTCATCGAACCTGATCAGGCCATCATGATCGCCCTCGGCGATCAGCCCCTGGTCACGACCGGGATCGTGAACCGTTTGATCGACGAATACGAGGGACGTCCCGAGGGCATGGTACTCCCGGTGCACGACGGGAAGCGGGGACATCCCATGATCCTGTCGCCCTTGTACCGCGAGGAAATCCTGTTCGAATCCATGCCGGGCGGATTGAAGGCGCTGCGCGACCGGCACTCAGGCAGCGTCCGCGCGGTACCGGTGGACACGGATGCGGTACTTATCGACCTGGACCACCGGAGCGATTACGAAGAGGCCCTGCGCAGATGGAAAGAGGAACCCGAATCCGGTGAGCGCTAA